The nucleotide window agtaaaatagatagctagtgggaagcagccacatagcacagggagatcagcttggtgctttatgaccacctagaggggtgggatagggagggtgggagggagacgcaagagggaggggatatggggatatacgtatgcatatagctgattcactttgttatacagcagaaactaacacaacattgtaaagcaattatactccaataaagatgtttaaaaataaataaagtatgtactagaaaaaaaatggtgCTTGGAAATCATTAGGtcacataattatttttctttcagaaaattgcCTTCATTAATTACTATCCTGATTAAGATTTAAGTGGTCATAGACGTTTGTCTCTTTATTAgcgcttattttattttacatacgaTTGCCCACTCTCCATCCTCAAGGAACTTCAAAGAGAAACAATTTCCAAGAAATTGAAGAGCAGGAAAGAGCTAAagttctgtgttttaaaaatattagaactaatatttccttcattttcatatCTATGGACCAAGACCACTCCAGTTGACTACTTCCTGATTCTTTCACCTTAGTGTTTAGATCACTAGGATATTCATTTAATCTGTCagtaaaatttataagaaaaataacaatagtgGTAATTTATAATACTTTCGAGTTTACCAGACTGCCAGCTTCTTTGTGCTCTTTATCTgtgatcttattttatttctatatcaaCCTAGAAAGGTAGACAAGGTTGGCTTTAggatccctattttacagatcgAGTAGACTAAGGCTCAAAAGATGAAGCCCAAGACTGTGCAGGGAGTCCCTGGAAGATCAGTCTCAATCCCAGATCTTCCCCACTCCAAGCATACATCTCTTTCCTCCACACCTCACCTGATGTGAAGGACTCTGCTTCTCTTCCCCAAGCACATTTTTTTGCTCCTCATTgtgtctttttatcttctttactTTCCCTTccacctcctttttctttcctttctctctttgattCTTAGTGTCTTCTGTGACCACTTGGGCCCAAAGTGTTTGTTTACCCCCATTCATCTAAAAACTGACTATGAGTGCAGTATCTTGGCATTCAAATGGAAACCCAGTACATCCAAGCTGATTTATTTGAGCTGATTCATTCAGGATGATCAAAATGGTCCCTTCCTTCAATAAAACTCAGGGCGGGGGCggtgttgttttggttttgttttccttcctatATTCATCAGTATTTGAATAGTCCTTATTAATTATGCATTTATATTCTTCATTAGATGAAGTTACTGATTTTAGTATAAGTACTCCCAGTGCCTACCAGCAGACAagattttctacattttaatacttttttttcctgcaaattattttttagattttgggATTTCCAGAAGAAAAGATCAAGGGGGAATTATCAAGAATAGATTCATTTTCTGAATAGTTAAACCTCAAATGACCACAGCCTTGGCCCTTCAGACTCCAGAGATGCAGGAGGGACTTATAGCAGTGAAGgtaaaagaggaagagggagaccATGCCTATGGGCAAGAATCTGGCCTGTCAAGAGATAACCCTCACACCAGAGAGATCTTTCGTAGACGCTTCAGGCAATTCTGCTACCAGGAGACACCTGGGCCCCGAGAGGCTCTTCGAAGACTCCGGGAACTTTGCCATCAGTGGCTGAGACCAGAGATGCACACCAAGGAGCAGATCCTGGAGCTGCTGGTGCTGGAGCAGTTCCTGACCATCCTGCCCGAGGAGCTCCAGGCCTGGCTGAGAGAGCACCGCCCAGTGAGTGGAGAGGAGGCAGTAACTGTGCTGGAGGATTTGGAGAGAGAGCTGGATGAACCAGGAGAGCAGGTGGGAAGATGGGCGAACAGGGGTTTGTACTTGTATGATCAAGCATGGGGTTTCAGTGCagtaagaggaggaggaggaaaagatggATTTCTTTATGCCTAACTTGATCTGTAATAGGCTCTTaatctctctgcctttttttctttgccagtttgttgagccttcttttcctATCCACTGGTCTTGAGAAGGCCTTGCAATGTCTTCTCTGATATTTCGTTCCTAACTGTCCTTGATTTTTACCAGGTCCCAGTCCATGATCATGAACAGGAAGAGCTTGTGAAGGAGAAAGGAACTCTAGGAGCAGCCCAGGAGTCGTCTGGTGGCCAGCTCCAAACCTTGGAAGAGCAGCCTCAGTGGAACTTGCGAGGCATGTGCCCGGTTCAGGAGATTGGTGAGGATTAGAATTTCCTCAGGAAGCCTAACTCATTCCCTGAATGGTCATTGATTCAGCACATTTACTTAgtatctgctgtgtgccaggcactgagctgggtACGGGGGAAGCAGTGATGAGGAAGGTAGATgtggttcctgccctcaggaagtTTACAGTCTGGTGGGAGACGCAGACAGTAAGCAAGCGGTTACGATACACGGCATCTTCTCCTGAAGTCCTGGTATAATTGTTGAGAGTGggaaagtaaacagaaaatgTGTTGCTTGTCCCTTTCCACCCACTCTCCtgaccagtttttttctttcttctttggagacataACATTCATGCCATCCATTTACTATTTCAGATGATGAGGCTGGGACTTGGAATGTGGAGTTAGCCCCAGAGAGGGATCTGTCTAAAGAAACGAAATCTCGTGTGGAAGTACCTGAAAAATTGAATGGTAATATTATTCCAGTGCCTGAGTGTGGAGAGACCTGTGACCATGAAGGCAGATGGGAAAGGCAACGGGTAAGCTCTTCAGTGGAGAGACCCTATATCTGTGGTGAATGTGGGAAAAGCTTCACCCAGAATTCCATCCTCATCGAGCACCAGAGAACGCACACGGGCGAGAAGCCCTATGAGTGTGATGAATGTGGGCGGGCCTTCAGCCAGCGGTCAGGCCTCTTCCAGCACCAGAGACTCCACACTGGGGAGAAGCGCTACCAGTGCAGCGTTTGTGGTAAAGCCTTCAGCCAGAACGCTGGGCTTTTCCATCACCTCAGGATCCACACGGGGGAGAAACCTTACCAGTGCAGTCAGTGCAGTAAGAGCTTTAGTCGACGTTCTGTCCTCATTaagcatcagagaattcacactggagaaagacCTTATGAATGTGAGGAATGTGGCAAGAACTTCAGTTACCACTGCAACCTTGTCCAGCATCGGAAAGTCCACCCTGTGGCTGAATCCAGCTAGCTCCTTGGAACAGGTAGGGCAAAATTTCATGATGTCAGACCACTAGGCATGGTAGCAAGGGTCCTGGTTCTTACTTTGTCTCTGAGAGAACAATAAGAGATTAATCCTCTAGTATAGGAAGCTCCAAGGAAGACCAGTGAAAACGTTCTTATTTTTATGCTGAGAGATGCATAATATCTTAAATATATCTGTCGGAATCTCTTTGGTCAGTGACATCCATACTTTGCAATACTGAATATTGTGTTGACTTCATCAACATAGTCTCACACACATCTGTCCCAAAAGTCTTCTACATGTACTTCAGGAAAACTCCTTCAtcctagtttttaaaaactttaaaaaaaaagtcttaaaaattataTGCAGCCTGAATACAAAATGTCAAAGGTAGCACtgagtatttaaaaattaatttaaaaataattgcagtAAAATCTGTAATGTAAACTATTAGATTAGTTTCCATTCACATAAGATAGGATAATTTGCTTTTAACCTACAAAAGGGGGCAGATGAATCCTCCCATAAATATACAGAAGGCTTCTCCCTGTAGAGGTTTAGTAATTCAGCCTTCAGTTTAGGAACCAAGGTATTGAAGCAACCATATATTATTAGTAGCTCAATGGCTAGTCATAACAAATATTGCTCATGATTTTAAATTTTGCAAAGACCAAGACACTTAGCTAAAAATCTGATATCTCACTTCAGATATTTATTGTGAAAATATAGGCCTCATTGTATTTTTCCTGTGACTTATGAGcattttggggtttttctttatttaaacttttgttatagaaaatttcaaacatatacaaaagtagacagAAAAGTATGATCAGTCTTGCATGTTGATTGCTTTTTATAACCTCCATGCCTCTCAGCACTACCTATTGATTATTATCAAGGTCATACATAAAAAGATTTCTTTCCCTTAACACTGACTGAGTGTTAAAAAACTTTATACTAAGGCCaggagaccaaaaaaatgaaaaatctatgGTGATAACAGTCTGGATTGGAATACCAAATACACACACAGGTAACTTAAGAGTAATAGAAACGCTCTAAGGGACCTCAGAGATCACTTCTGCATGCCCTTATTTGACAGATATGGAAACAGAAGCTCTAGGAAGTGACTGTGTAAGATCATACAGCTAGTTAATGGAGCTGGAACTAAAACCCTCTCTCCTAATTCCTAGTGCAATGCTCTTTCTACTAAGCCACTGGAAGCACTGTGTTGCCATATAGAATTTAGAGCACTTATAAGGCACTGAGGTTTTGCTTTTTAGCTCAACAAACCCTCCCATCTATATGTTTCAATAAATGTACAGCCTATTTAATTTACAGTGGAGTTCCAGGAAAGATTCCTTCCACTTATCTCTCATTtgaggcattttatttttttttgtagtgagtgattatttttaactttaaattttaatttacttagaaggagttttttaaaaaaattctttcttgacCTGGTTCTAATATCGAAACAACACTGAAAAAAGGTCGCTATCTTTCCCTTATAGGTAGTCATTTACTAGTTTCTTATGTATCTTTCAGTGTTTCTTTATATAAGtacaagaaaatatgaatatataatctTATTCCCTTGTTACACAGAACGATGGCATACTATTTATATTCTTCTACACCTTATTTTCATGAAACAATATAATCTTTAGAGATTTCTGCATTATAACAGAGGGCTTCCTTATTCTATTTACAAGTTGACAATATCTCATTTGTTGGTGCTCCATAGTTCAACATACTCCTACAGATGAAAAATCACTACTTCAAAATGTTATATATTGTTTCATTCTTCTCCCCAGTTTAGTCCAAGTCAAACACTTTCTATTTAAAAGCTAACAACATCCACATGAGCTAGGAAACAAGGTTTGGATGACTAGAATTACACATAATGCTTCTGTGGAGAATGGAGAAGTGATAGGTGGTATTTTtcagtttcatgtattttgttctgttttatattcTTAGACCTAACATTTGAAACTATTTGTGTCACTACTTGTGACTAATTTTAGGTATTATCaacaatcatagaagaaaaaaagtcttaaatGTCCTCAAGAGTATATTTTATTGTCTTGAGGTTTAAattatatccaagagaaatacaTAGGGATTTTAGGATGAAGTTAAGGAAAATATAGTAGATATAAGTTTGAAATAAAATCAACTTCTCAAAAAAACTCAACTTCTCAAGttaaatatatattccatatagtGATATAGTACATATACTATTACAATCTGAGTtcataagtattttaaatgtttctccaATATGCTGAAGCAGTATGTTTGGATAATTCAATTATATCAGCTCTTAAAAGGTTTAAAATATGAGCAGATTAGTATTTTAGAGGATGAATTTCTAATGGACTGAGTTTTTACACTTGCAGTTGAAGGTTGGATATTTGGTTTGTTCTgtgcctgttttttgttttgtttacagctTCTCAAACATTCTCAATTTTCTCAACAACTGGTAAAATGCCAAGAAACAAAATACATTATATATGCTGTAGAGACAGATGTACTGCTTAGAATGCAATGATGGTTAACAC belongs to Orcinus orca chromosome 10, mOrcOrc1.1, whole genome shotgun sequence and includes:
- the ZSCAN23 gene encoding zinc finger and SCAN domain-containing protein 23; the protein is MTTALALQTPEMQEGLIAVKVKEEEGDHAYGQESGLSRDNPHTREIFRRRFRQFCYQETPGPREALRRLRELCHQWLRPEMHTKEQILELLVLEQFLTILPEELQAWLREHRPVSGEEAVTVLEDLERELDEPGEQVPVHDHEQEELVKEKGTLGAAQESSGGQLQTLEEQPQWNLRGMCPVQEIDDEAGTWNVELAPERDLSKETKSRVEVPEKLNGNIIPVPECGETCDHEGRWERQRVSSSVERPYICGECGKSFTQNSILIEHQRTHTGEKPYECDECGRAFSQRSGLFQHQRLHTGEKRYQCSVCGKAFSQNAGLFHHLRIHTGEKPYQCSQCSKSFSRRSVLIKHQRIHTGERPYECEECGKNFSYHCNLVQHRKVHPVAESS